In Fusobacterium hwasookii, a single window of DNA contains:
- a CDS encoding Tex family protein codes for MEKIYKIVAEELKISVDKVENTIKLLDAGATIPFVARYRKEITGNLDEVQIGDILQKVEYLRNLEERKEEVIRLIEEQGKLTEELRNSIIEAKILQEVEDIYFPYRKKKKTKADIAKERGLEPLAEKFYTANNLEEIQNLSKDFITEEVPTVEDAIEGAMLIIAQNISEKAEYRERIREIYLKYSIIESKASKKATELDEKKVYNDYYEYAEKVEKMPSHRILALNRGEKEDILTVHLRLEDSDRERIESMILNEFPKNDLVATYKEIIKDSLDRLIIPSIEREVRNALTERAEIESIAVFKDNLKNLLLQAPLKEKNVLALDPGYRTGCKVAVIDKYGFYRENTVFFLVEAMHNPKQIQDAKKKFLELVKKYEIDIVSIGNGTASRETETFVANIIKEENLNVKYLIVNEAGASVYSASKIAAEEFPDLDVTVRGAISIGRRIQDPLAELVKIDPKSIGVGMYQHDVNQSKLDESLDNVISHVVNNVGANINTASWALLSHISGIKKTVAKNIVDYRKENGNFKNRKEILKVKGVGPKAYEQMAGFLVIPEGENILDNTVIHPESYGIAEAILGQIGFDLEKYNNELDVARERLKSFDYKKFAKENEFGLETVKDVYEALLKDRRDPRDDFEKPLLKSDILNIDNLEVGMELEGTVRNVVKFGAFIDIGLKNDALLHISEISDKYIDDPSKVLSVGQIIKVKIKDVDKDRGRVGLTRKGQN; via the coding sequence ATGGAAAAGATTTATAAAATTGTAGCTGAAGAATTAAAAATATCAGTTGATAAAGTTGAAAACACAATAAAACTTTTAGATGCTGGAGCTACTATACCTTTTGTTGCAAGATATAGAAAAGAAATAACAGGAAACTTAGATGAAGTACAAATAGGAGATATTTTACAAAAGGTTGAATATTTAAGAAATTTAGAAGAAAGAAAAGAAGAAGTTATAAGACTGATTGAAGAACAAGGAAAATTAACAGAAGAATTAAGAAATAGCATAATAGAAGCAAAAATTTTACAAGAAGTTGAGGATATTTATTTTCCATATAGAAAGAAAAAGAAAACAAAAGCTGATATTGCTAAGGAAAGAGGTTTAGAACCACTAGCAGAAAAATTTTATACAGCTAATAACTTAGAAGAAATTCAAAATTTATCAAAGGATTTTATAACAGAAGAAGTTCCAACAGTTGAAGATGCAATAGAAGGAGCTATGCTTATAATTGCACAAAATATTTCTGAAAAAGCTGAATATAGAGAAAGAATAAGAGAAATATATTTAAAATATTCTATTATAGAATCAAAGGCTAGTAAAAAGGCAACAGAACTAGATGAAAAGAAAGTCTATAATGATTATTATGAATATGCAGAAAAAGTTGAAAAAATGCCATCACATAGAATACTTGCCTTGAACAGAGGAGAAAAAGAAGACATATTAACAGTTCATTTAAGACTTGAAGATTCTGATAGAGAAAGAATTGAAAGTATGATTCTTAATGAATTTCCTAAGAATGATTTGGTTGCAACTTACAAAGAAATTATAAAGGACTCTTTAGATAGACTTATAATTCCTTCTATTGAAAGAGAAGTTAGAAATGCTCTAACAGAAAGAGCAGAAATTGAATCAATAGCAGTATTTAAAGATAATTTAAAGAATTTACTTTTACAAGCACCTTTAAAAGAAAAAAATGTATTGGCACTTGACCCAGGATATAGAACAGGTTGTAAGGTTGCAGTTATAGATAAATATGGATTCTATAGAGAAAACACAGTATTTTTCCTAGTTGAAGCTATGCATAATCCAAAACAAATTCAAGATGCTAAAAAGAAATTTTTAGAATTAGTTAAAAAATATGAGATAGATATTGTAAGCATAGGAAATGGAACTGCTTCAAGAGAAACAGAAACTTTTGTTGCTAATATAATAAAAGAAGAAAATTTAAATGTAAAATATTTGATAGTTAATGAAGCTGGAGCTTCAGTTTATTCTGCATCAAAAATTGCAGCAGAAGAATTTCCAGACTTAGATGTAACTGTAAGAGGAGCTATTTCAATAGGAAGAAGAATACAAGATCCACTTGCTGAACTTGTAAAGATTGACCCTAAATCTATTGGGGTTGGAATGTATCAACATGATGTAAACCAATCTAAATTAGATGAATCTTTGGATAATGTAATAAGTCATGTGGTAAATAATGTTGGAGCAAATATAAATACTGCTTCTTGGGCTTTACTTTCTCATATTTCTGGAATTAAAAAGACTGTTGCTAAAAATATAGTTGATTATAGAAAAGAAAATGGAAATTTTAAAAATAGAAAAGAAATTCTAAAAGTTAAGGGTGTTGGACCAAAAGCCTATGAACAAATGGCAGGTTTCTTAGTTATACCAGAGGGGGAAAATATTTTAGATAATACAGTTATTCACCCTGAATCTTATGGAATAGCGGAGGCTATTTTAGGACAAATAGGCTTTGATTTAGAAAAATACAACAATGAATTAGATGTAGCAAGAGAAAGATTAAAATCTTTTGATTACAAGAAGTTTGCCAAAGAAAATGAATTTGGTCTAGAAACAGTAAAAGATGTTTATGAAGCACTTTTAAAAGATAGAAGAGACCCAAGAGATGATTTTGAAAAGCCTCTTTTAAAATCAGATATTTTAAATATTGATAATTTAGAAGTAGGAATGGAACTTGAAGGAACAGTTAGAAATGTTGTTAAGTTTGGGGCATTTATAGATATAGGTTTAAAAAATGATGCTCTTTTACATATATCAGAAATATCAGATAAATATATAGATGATCCAAGTAAAGTTTTATCAGTAGGACAGATCATAAAGGTTAAAATAAAAGATGTGGATAAAGATAGAGGAAGAGTAGGCTTAACAAGAAAAGGGCAAAATTAG
- a CDS encoding ATP-binding protein → MFIKKDSLLLRIISYNGIAIVTVVSIIVTLFGIMIFNELNMRLLDKSRERTLLVNKAYLFFIDRSRENLYDASNDAVNLVLVDSNDELIQNRIASVVRNQLNRESYSLYSKSLVQIISPNRVILGESGDRDIKYDLYKTNNVIPSKDFLEYGKVEYISTKEALYIRIVQPYRLYKSTKRNYIVLTFPLTNYSLSEIKEYAYLTDEDKVFILSKDGYLYGELNSDNTEDFYEIFESNKGSKELGDNNKYYFSEKKIGRNDYYLGMLALKNNNSNDYVGDIGVAISKNDFVAIKYMLATMLLVVGLLAVVISTTLCARIFAKILKPLNALADKTEKIGITDEKDKGELDFKEENIFEIRSISNSLKFMAERIEENETLLKQKNNKLNTNLNRLVAVEKLLIGLDIVRSLAKGVNEVLRALTSEVGLGYSRAIYLEYSEDKDELSIKNYAINPHILANTEKYTEGINGFTFQINNIDELIPLLNVKYEPGGIFWESMESGKIIYHNDKGFKYTYGNKLFKTLGLKNFMILPIADTDIKIGCILVDYFGKDNLISEEEVEVNNLLLMNLLTRIKNAMTEESKLMKERYLTMSKVSNKFIKNNKKLINHVETFIENLQNNGYNNKDIDKIKRYLKDEKKKNIIIKDSLDSSKNNFEVFNFEKLIEKIVKNSQKILKKYGVNTSLFIDFSGNMYGDKRKIYQMFIQILRNSINAILIRNKLDKKINIVVVGDKNNRIILEIIDNGVGMTQEEVKAVMKPYSDAKGNSIMGTGLITIYKIVKEHNGIMTISSELDVGTKIRIIFNEYREETNQ, encoded by the coding sequence ATGTTTATAAAAAAAGATTCTCTACTTTTAAGAATAATTTCATATAATGGGATTGCAATAGTCACTGTTGTTTCAATTATAGTAACCCTTTTTGGAATTATGATTTTTAATGAATTGAATATGAGACTTTTAGATAAATCTCGTGAGAGAACTTTGCTTGTAAACAAAGCTTATTTGTTTTTTATTGATAGAAGTCGTGAGAATTTATATGATGCTTCAAATGATGCAGTAAATCTGGTTTTAGTTGATAGTAATGATGAATTAATTCAAAATAGGATAGCTTCAGTTGTAAGAAATCAACTTAATCGAGAATCATATAGTCTATATAGTAAGTCTCTTGTTCAAATAATCTCTCCTAATAGAGTGATTTTAGGAGAAAGTGGAGATAGGGATATTAAGTATGATTTATATAAAACTAATAATGTCATTCCTTCTAAGGACTTTTTAGAATATGGAAAGGTTGAATATATAAGTACAAAAGAAGCACTTTATATTAGAATAGTTCAACCATATAGGTTATATAAATCAACCAAGAGAAATTACATAGTACTTACATTTCCATTGACAAATTATAGTTTGTCAGAAATAAAAGAATATGCTTATTTAACAGATGAAGATAAGGTTTTTATTCTTTCAAAAGATGGTTATCTATATGGTGAATTAAATTCAGATAATACAGAAGATTTTTATGAGATTTTTGAGTCTAATAAGGGTAGTAAAGAGTTAGGAGATAATAACAAATATTATTTTTCAGAAAAGAAAATTGGTCGGAATGACTACTATTTAGGAATGCTTGCCTTAAAAAATAATAATAGTAATGACTATGTTGGTGACATAGGAGTTGCAATATCTAAAAATGATTTTGTTGCTATAAAATATATGTTGGCAACTATGCTATTGGTTGTAGGACTATTAGCAGTTGTAATAAGTACAACTCTTTGTGCAAGAATTTTTGCTAAAATTCTTAAACCTTTAAATGCACTTGCAGACAAAACTGAAAAGATAGGTATAACTGATGAAAAAGATAAAGGTGAACTAGATTTTAAAGAAGAAAATATTTTTGAAATTCGTTCAATTTCGAATTCTTTAAAGTTCATGGCAGAAAGAATAGAAGAAAACGAAACTCTTTTGAAACAAAAAAACAACAAATTAAACACTAACTTAAACAGATTAGTAGCAGTTGAAAAGCTATTAATAGGTTTGGATATAGTAAGAAGTTTAGCAAAAGGAGTAAATGAAGTTTTAAGAGCTTTAACATCAGAAGTTGGTTTAGGTTATAGTAGAGCTATATATTTAGAATATAGTGAGGATAAAGATGAACTTTCAATAAAAAATTATGCTATAAATCCTCATATATTAGCAAATACAGAAAAGTATACAGAAGGAATAAATGGTTTTACATTTCAAATTAACAATATAGATGAGTTAATTCCTCTTTTGAATGTAAAATATGAACCAGGTGGAATATTTTGGGAGAGTATGGAGTCAGGAAAAATAATCTATCACAATGATAAAGGTTTTAAATATACTTATGGAAATAAACTATTTAAAACACTTGGCTTAAAAAACTTTATGATATTACCTATTGCAGATACAGATATAAAAATAGGTTGTATACTGGTTGATTATTTTGGAAAAGATAATTTAATTTCAGAAGAAGAAGTTGAAGTAAATAACTTATTATTGATGAACTTACTAACAAGAATTAAAAATGCTATGACAGAAGAGAGTAAACTTATGAAAGAAAGATATTTGACAATGTCTAAGGTTTCTAATAAGTTCATTAAGAATAATAAAAAATTAATCAATCATGTTGAAACTTTTATTGAAAATTTGCAAAATAACGGATATAATAATAAAGATATAGATAAAATAAAACGATACTTAAAAGATGAAAAAAAGAAGAACATTATTATCAAAGATTCCTTAGATAGTAGTAAAAATAATTTTGAAGTATTTAATTTTGAAAAATTAATAGAAAAAATAGTCAAAAATAGTCAAAAAATATTGAAAAAATATGGTGTTAATACTTCATTATTTATAGATTTTTCTGGAAATATGTATGGGGATAAAAGGAAAATATATCAAATGTTCATACAAATTCTAAGAAACTCAATAAATGCTATTCTTATTAGAAATAAACTGGATAAGAAAATTAATATAGTTGTTGTAGGGGATAAAAACAATCGTATTATTTTAGAGATAATTGATAATGGTGTAGGAATGACACAAGAAGAAGTTAAAGCAGTTATGAAACCATACTCAGATGCAAAAGGTAATAGTATAATGGGAACAGGTCTTATAACTATATACAAAATAGTAAAAGAGCATAATGGGATTATGACTATATCTTCTGAATTAGATGTTGGAACAAAGATAAGAATAATTTTTAATGAATATAGGGAGGAAACAAATCAATGA